A single genomic interval of Daucus carota subsp. sativus chromosome 1, DH1 v3.0, whole genome shotgun sequence harbors:
- the LOC108207259 gene encoding thioredoxin M-type, chloroplastic, translating into MDKCFHVSSSMVSSTSARASVLHYSHHHSFPFSAQDKKVTNYLPGSSKSNKWTAAVVSFSSSRSRNMRRPALSIVCKASVDTVQVVTDTTWDSLVLGSELPAIVDFWAPWCGPCRMIAPIIDDLAKEYAGKINCFKLNTDESPNVAGRYGIRSIPTVLFFKEGEKKDSIIGAVPKSTLCDTIDKYI; encoded by the exons ATGGACAAGTGTTTCCATGTGAGCTCTTCAATGGTATCAAGCACTAGTGCAAGAGCTAGTGTTCTACACTACTCTCATCATCATTCCTTTCCTTTTTCCGCGCAAGATAAGAAGGTTACTAATTACCTTCCAGGTTCAAGTAAATCCAACAAATGGACTGCTGCTGTTGTCTCGTTTTCTTCCTCTCGTTCGCGCAATATGAGACGCCCTGCCCTTAGCATTGTCTGTAAAGCTTCTGTAGATACAG TTCAAGTAGTGACTGACACTACATGGGACAGTCTCGTTCTTGGAAGTGAACTACCTGCGATTGTAGATTTCTGGGCACCCTGGTGCGGTCCTTGCCGTATGATTGCACCCATTATCGACGATTTGGCCAAGGAATACGCTGGAAAAATCAACTGTTTCAAGCTCAACACAGACGAGTCTCCGAACGTAGCAGGAAGGTATGGAATCCGGAGCATCCCTACCgtgttatttttcaaagaaggaGAGAAAAAAGATAGCATCATCGGGGCGGTACCCAAGTCTACCCTTTGCGATACAATTGATAAATACATATAA